From the genome of Parcubacteria group bacterium CG10_big_fil_rev_8_21_14_0_10_36_14:
GAGAGCCCTTTAAAGAAAAGTGGATGAATATGTTTTTGGGTATTTGGGAGCTTTTGGGCGGGCTTTTACTTATTGCAGGATTATGGATGAACTTTATTGCAGTGGGTTTGGCCATGGAAATGATTGGAGCGATATATTTCCATATTTTAGTTTGGAAACAAGGATTTAAGAGTGGATGGGAATTTCCATTTTTGGTTTTATCTGCCCTTATTATTTTAATATTGACAAGAGGAGGAAATTGGCGTATCATAATCTAATTGTAGGTGAATTTGATATGCCAAGANNNNNNNNNNNNNNNNNNNNNNNNNNNNNNNNNNNNNNNNNNNNGTAGAGCAACGGTATCGTAAACCGTAGGTTGTGGGTTCGATTCCCACCTTCGGCTTAGAACTGATTAGGTAAATAAAACCGTAATTTAGTCCAGCGCGATGTCGCACTGAGATAAAATTTTGTTCTTGGCTATTTTTATTTCTAAAAGAAACTTTTCAGCTTATGATTGAATTTAAGAATGTTTCAAAAATTTATCCGCCAAATTTTATCGGTGTAAAAAATATAAGCCTTCGAATTAAAGAAGGGGAGTTTGTTTCTGTAATCGGAAAATCGGGTAGTGGAAAAACAACATTAGTTAAATTATTAATAGCTGAGGAGCCTATTTCTCATGGTGAGCTTAAGATTGGAGATTGGGAAATAACAAAAATAAAGAGAAATGAAATTCCTTTTTTACGTAGGCAGATAGGAGCGGTTTTCCAGGATTATAAACTTTTACCTAAAAAAACAATTTTTGAAAACGTAGCTTATGCTTTGGAGGTTTGTGGAATAAATAATAAACGGATAGGCGAGATTGTCCCACAGGTTATGAGGATTGTCGGGCTTGAAGGAAAAGAAGATAGATATCCACTTCAAATCTCCGGTGGGGAGCAACAACGAGCCGCAATTGCGCGTGCTCTCGTCCATAGCCCTAAGGTTTTGGTTGCTGATGAACCGACTGGAAATCTCGATGCATTGAATACACAAGAAGTTATTGATTTGTTGAAAAAAATAAATAGCCTTGGCACGACAGTTCTTCTAGTTACACATAATCGCGACGTAGTTAATGATTTAAAAAAACGAGTCATCACGTTGGAACAAGGATTGATAGTCGCCGATGCTGAACATGGCAGATACAAAATATAATATTTAAATTTTTTAATAACGATGTTGGCTAACATACAAAAAATATTTAAATTTGGAGCGCAAAATTTTGCCCGTAATTTTTGGTTAAAAATTTTGACAATTATAATTTTAACAGTTCTTCTTTTATTGATTAACGGGCTGGTAATAATAAATTTTTTAACAAACGAAGCGTCTCGCCAGGTTCAGTCAAAAGTTGATGTTAGTATTTATTTGGAGACAAGCGCAACAAATGAGGAAGCGCAGAGTTTGCGATCTTATCTTATGGGGTTAGCCAATGTGTCTAATGTGATATATAAAACTCCGGACGATGTTTTGAAAGAATTTAAGGATACGCATAAAGACGATCAAGGTATTTTGTCTTCCTTAGCATTTTTAGAAACCAATCCTTTTGGCGGAGCATTGGTAGTGCAAACCGTAAATGTTGGTGATTATCAAGCTGTCTTGAAACAGCTTGATACTCCTGTTTATGATAAAATAATTGAAAATAAAGATTTTGGAGATCATGAAAAACTCATTGCAGTAATAAATAGAATGACCAGCTTTATTAGACAATTCATAGTTTTAATCAGTTTATTTTTTGCCCTTATTGCGATTATTGTAATTTTTAATACTATTCGTATGGGTATTGATGCGCATCGGCATGAAATAAGTATTATGCGTCTTGTAGGCGCATCAAATTGGTTTGTTAAGGGGCAGTTTATTATAGAGCTTCTTATCTATAGTATTGTTGCAACGATGGTTGCGCTTATATTGATTTTCCCTGTAATATCTTTATTACAACCGAAAGTAATGACCTTTTTTAATGGTCAGGCAGGAGATATTTTTGCTTACTACAGAATGAATATATTCAGTTTATTTGCTTTGCAGTTTATTGGAATATTTGTTTTTTCTTTTTTATCAGCATGGTTTGCGTTAGAGAGGTATCTGAAGAAATAATCGATTATCAATGGTCAATTATCAATTTAGATGTTCCCGCTATCGCGGGAACATATTAGTATAATATGAAATTCAACTGGAAAAAAATCAAAAAACCAATCGTAGCATTATCTCCAATGGCGGATTATACTGATAGCGCTTTTTGTTTAATATGTAAAAAATTTGGTGTTGATTTGGTATATAGAGAAATGGTAAGCGCGGATGCAGTAGTTTATGAGAATAAAAAGACTTTAGAAATGGCAAGGTTTAATAAAAGAGAGCGTCCGATAATTTTGCAAATTTTTGGAAAAGATCCGGAGATTATGTCTCGCGCTGCGCGTATTTTGGAAAAAAGATATAAGCCTGACGGAATTGATATAAATATGGGATGCCCTGCAAAAAAAATTGTCGGAAGTTTTATGGGTTCTTCCTCTTTCCAAGGGGGAGTTAGCGGGGGTTCTGGTGCCTCCTTAATGAAAGATGCCAAGTTAGCGGGAAATATTGTCCGCGCTGTAAAAAACGCGGTAAAAGTTCCGGTTTCGGTGAAAACTCGACTTGGCTGGGAAAATCCAAGTGAGATTTTACGTTTTGCGCCAGCAATGGAACGCGCAGGCGCAGATGCGATTGCAATTCATGGTAGAACAAAAGCCCAGGGCTACAATAGAAAGGCAAATTGGGAGATAATTCGTAAGGTTTGTAGAAAATTAGAAATACCGGTTTTGATAAATGGCGATATAATTGATGCAGAGAGTTTTCGGAAGGCAATTGAAATAAGCGGGGCAAGTGGCGCGCTTATCGGACGCGGAGCGCTTGGTAATCCAATGATTTTTAAAAATATAAAAAATAAAAATAATATAAATCCGACTCATCAAGAAATTAAGAAGATTATATTGGAGCATGCTAAACTCCACCTCAAAGAACATGGGGAGATTATTACCCTCCGTAAACATTTGGTTTATTATGTAAAAGGCATTTCTGGCGCCAAAGATTTGAGAAAACGCTTGGTAGCGGTCAAATCAATAAAAGATTTGCAAAGTGCATTATCCGAACTCCGCTAGTTGACGCGGAGTTCTTTATATGTAAAGATAAAAATAGGACATTGACAAGAGCGCGCCGTTCAAAGCGTTTATGCGGGGTTGTAGAGGATACAGCCTGTCTTTGCACAAAGCTATGAAGGGCACTGATTCGCTAAGGCGAAGGACGGAGGAAGAGATGCGTATTTTTACAGTATTTTTGATTATTGTATTTGGTGGTTGCGGTTGGTTTGGTCCACCCAAAATTGGTAGCGGAAAGTCAATTACAGAACTTTTTGCCATGGAAGCGGCTCTTAACCCTTCGGGCAGATGTTCTTTTATGATGCTTCATAGAAGCTTTATAGAAATCAACAAGTCTTATTATAAGAAGGTTAGCAATAAAGATGTTTTCAAAGGTGGGCTAAAAGGACTCTCAAAAGAACTTGGAAAAGAAGTAGAACTTCCGGAGTTTAAAAAAGATGAAGAATATAGTAGCGAGAAGCTTTGGGAAATGGTTATTGGAGCTCGTGACACAAGTAATAAGAATTTGAGCAGACTTTGTTATGCTACAGTTCAGGGGACGGTTAGTTATTTGGGTGATAGATTCAGCACTTTCGTGACAGCCAATATGTCAAAAGATTTTGTTCGTGGAGTTATTGGCGGTAATTATGTTGGGATCGGCGTTACCTTTCAGATTTTTGTAAAACCAGAACAGAGAATTTTCATCAGAACCGTTCATCCAAATTCTCCGGCTGCATCCGCAGGTCTTCGGGATTACGACGAACTCATTGCAGTAGAAAGCGTTTATGTCAGTAAGTTGAATTTGAAAGCGGCAAATGATTATACAAAAATAACTTCGCGTATCAAGGGTAGAGCAGGGACATCTGTTCGTTTGACCATTAAACGGCAGGGGCTAAAAACAGTAATGGTCACCCGCGCAAAGATAACCTATAAGAATGCCCATTGTCAGCTTTTGGGTAAGATTGTTTATTGTCGGTTGTTTTCGTTTGGCGAAAATTTGATGAAAGATTTCATAGAGAGTTACGAGTCTATTAAGGCTGAGCATGATAGCAAGATTATTATTGATTTGCGCAACAATCTCGGCGGACTTTTGGGCTCCGCAAATAGCTTTTTGGCTTATGGCTGGTTCAATGAGTTCAAATTTATTGGCGCTACCATCAAAGTCAGAAAAGAATTTACTTCGCTTTTCGGACAAGGCGGAAAAGCAAATTTCAAAAATTACAAAACCGTTGTTTTGGTAAACCATACTAGCGCCTCTGCTTCAGAAATCGTTGCCGGCGCTCTACAAGATCATGGGAAAGCTGTTGTCATTGGTACAAGAACGTTTGGCAAGGGGACCGTTCAGGCTCTGATGCCGGTTTTGGGAGCAGCCCTAAACCTTACCATCAGAGAATATTGGACGCCACTTGGTGACATTGTTAACAAAAAGGGAATTAGTCCCAATATCGAAGTGCAAAAAGGTATTGAAGATTTTTCAAATGCGCGTGATCCTCAGCTTGTCGCCGCAGTAAAGTATTTTAATAAATAATATTTGGCCGTTCTTTTAAAGGGCGGCCTTTTTATTTTTACAGTTGACAAAAGCGTTAATTTATGTAATGATTGAAGTTGAGGTAAGGAGAAGAAATGAGAGTAAAATTTTTATCCGTTCTTTTTATTTATTTTTGCGCTTGCGGACACACAGTCCATGGAAATGGAGCCGAAGCATTAAGTCGGGGATATAAGTTCGCTGTTAATGCAAATCCTTCTGGTCGATGCGATTATTTAGTTCTGAGTGAAGCGTGGCATTTTTTATCAAGCAAATTTTATAAGCAAGTTACAAGCAAGCAAATTTATGGCTATGCTTTAAAAGGTCTTGAATATGCGTCCGGAAATAATACTACTCTTTTCAGCAATAGAAAAACAAACAAATATAGCGCTTGGTATTTCTGGCCACTTGTTGTTCGTGCGTCACGTATTTCCGGAAAAAATAAAAGCCAACTATGTTATGCGTCTATTGAGGCCATTGTTAGAAAAATAGACGACCCCTATAAAGGATTTTACGTCCCACAGAAAGCCAAGATTGCAGTCAAGTGGATGATAGCCCCAAAAGAAAATCATCCCGAGCCAGTTGCCACCTGTAAGAAATACAGAGGCGCAATCTACTGCAATATTATGGTATTTGATACCAGAACGATAGAAGAGTTTCTGTCTGCCTTTAACCCCCTGAAAGATGGAAGCAAGAAATTTATTCTTGATTTGCGGAATAGCAAAGGCGGGTTAACAGAAGTCTGCCGTAAAACGCTTGGGCTCTTGTGGCTTGGTACTAAGCCAGCATATATTGTTTTAGATAATAATAATAATAAAGAGACGATGCACGCACTGTATAATGGCACACCTCTTTTGAAAGGGTTTCGTTCGGCGGTTCTTATTAATAAAAGGACTTATTCATCTTCAGAGTTTTTTAGCTCGGCAGTGAAGGATCACAAAAGCGCAGTCCTGATTGGTGAAAATACATATGGAAAAGGTATACTTCAATATAATTATTTTTTACCGGGTGGAGGCGTAATTAAGGTTAGTATACTTCGTGTTCTAAGTTCTAATGGAAAAAAACTGAATGGAGTCGGAGTAAGCCCCGATATTTATGTAAAAGATATTGATAACGCTCCGCTTTCAAAAGCACTAGAGATTTTAAAATAAAAAAATCACCTGAAAATGGGTGATTTTATATTTTTAAAAAAAATTATTTTATCAGCATATCGGCAAGCTTGCCGACAAGGGTGCCGACGCCTATCGCCACTCCGCCAATAAGAAGCATTTCAAAAGCATGATGGAAAACTTTTGTATTATATATTTTTGCGTTTATAAATCCCAAAAGTCCAAGTCCCAAAACAGACGCGGATATAGAAACCCAAAAAGCAAGTTCAATATCCATAATTAAATATGGAAAGATTGGGATTAAACCTGCGATGAAATAAGATACAAACATCACAAGAGAGGCAGATGTTGTCTGTCGGTCGTTGTTTTTCTTTTTTGCGTATTCTTGCGCCGAATGTTCCGAAATAAAGCTCCCCGCGCCCATAGAAAAAGCTTCTACAAAAATTAGAATCATGCCTGTAACAAGAATAGTCATTTTTGGCATACCCGCAACCGCGACTCCAGAAATTACGCCAACAGTGGAGACTAAACTATCCTCAACTCCAAAAATAAAGTTTCTTGCAAGGATATTAAACCTTTTTTCATTCANNNNNNNNNNNNNNNNNNNNNNNNNNNNNNNNNTTATACCATAAAAAAATTAATATACTCCTAGATTTGTATTTTTTAATGGCGTTAATGAAGCAAATTTTGTATAATATTAAAATGAAAAGGATTTTAAAAAGTTTAAAATAAACATAAAAAGAGATGCGCTGATTGTTTTTATTTATGCGATACTCATTCTTGTATTTACGGGAGTTTTTTATTATTACCAAAATAAATTTTCCAAAGAATCGCAAAGATATCGGCGAGAGCTGGATATTGCAAAAATACAAGCGTCCTTTGCGTCTAAAGAAATAAGTGGTCCTAATATGAAAAAATGCCTGTTCTTGTTTATCATGGGGGTGGACAATTTTATATTACCGCATCAAAGCATCTAAAAACTTTTGGAGTTGAGTCGGAGGTTTTTGAAAGACATTCGCAGTATTTGAAAGACCATAGCTATACAATAATTTTTTTTGATCAGATGTATAATACGCTTTTAAAAAATGCCAAATTGTCGGAAAAACCCATTATCATTACTTTTGATGATGGTTGGAAAAATAAATATATGTATGCTTTGCCACTTTTAAAAAAATATGAGTTTACCGCTACTTTTTATATACCGATAAAAAATATTGGTGAACATCATATAATGGATTGGAAAGAAATAAAAGAATTATCAAAATTCGGAATGAGCATTGGCTCACATACCAAATCGCATCCCTTTTTAACGGATAGCACCACAGAAGAGTTGGAAGATTAAATCGTAAAAAGTAAACAAGTGCTAGAAGAGCAGTTAAAAAAACCAATAATAACTTTTGCGTATCCATATGGTTTGTATAACAACAAGGTTGCAAACGCAGTGAAAGAAGCGGGGTATATTTTTGCAAGAAGCGCTGACACGGGAGTAATGCAGAATAAGAATAATATTTTTAATATAAAAGGCGTTTTGATATTTAATTATTCTGATCTAAATAGCGTATTAAATAAATAGAATGGTTATTGTTATAATTTTATATCAAAAAAGCTCAGGTTTTACTGAGACCTTTTGAAATTTCGATGGCAGGACTTGAGTTATAACGGTGAGTTTTCCCCGCCTATTTTTTTTACAAATTTCCGAGGCTTGGATTCGAACCAAGATAGCGGGCTTCAAAGGCCCGAGTCCTACCATTAGACGACCTCGGAAAACTGTAAAAAAATTATAGTGGGGTAACTTCGATCACCCTGGAATATAAAAATAGAATAGCACATTTTTATGGAAATTGCAAGAGTGCTAATTGACAGATGCTCTGCCTGATGTTATGTTTATAAAAAAGGAGAGACAATGATAGCCATAAAAGTATCTTTATTTTTTATTTTATTTGAACTTATTATTGATGTATATTTTTATTTAACTAAAGGTGATATCAAGTTTTTGCGCCGTATAATTGGTATTGCGATGATTACTGTTTTAATCATAATTTTTGTATATAGATATCTGAAAAAAGAAAAAATCAAAAAAGATAAAAATGTCTCGTCCGGCACCTCTAATAGTTGATATCGCCCTGCAAACGCGGGGTTATTTTTTTGATGTTTGCGTATTTTATTTATATCATATAAAATTATATTGGTGAGATAATTAAAGATTTTAAAATGTTTGGTCCAAGAGTTTATAAAAATAGTCCCTTTATGGAGCAGAAGGGTTTTTCCCTGGTCATAACGGGACCCATGGGTTCTGGAAAGACAACAGAGCTTTTTCGTCAGCTGGAGAGAATTGAGATAGCTGGTGGAACGGTGATGCTTGTAAAACCAATACGCGACGACCGCGATACAGGCGTTCGTACTCATGGAGGATTTGAAAGAGAGGCACTCGCGCTAAATTCTCCGGAAGAGATTTTTGATTATTTGGAACCGGAGATAACAACAATCGGAGTGGAAGAGGCGCAATTTTTTGATGATTCAATTTGTGGAGTAGTGCGCGTTTTAGTGGCGCACGGCAAGAGGGTCATATTGAGCGGTTTGGATTTGGATGCAATGGGCAGACCATTTGGTCCAATGCCTTTTCTTTTGACGCAGGCAGAATATGTAATGAAACTCCAAGCGGTATGTATGTCTTGCGGAGCTGATGCCTCCAGAACAAAAAGAAAAATTGAGTCCAAAGAGCAGGTTATGGTTGGTGGTATGGAGCTTTATGAGCCGGTTTGCACCGCTTGCCACGAAAGTTGGCTACGGGGCGAAAGAGAGGGGGAATTGTAGTAGCACTTGCTTTTATTCTTATTTTAAGGTAGAATATATATATAACTTAAAAATTAACCTCATATCTATGGAAGCATATTGCGTAAAATGCAAAGCCAAAAGAGAAATGAAAGATGCAAAGGAAACCACCTTTAAAGCAAAGGGTGGTAAGACCAGAAATGCTATGAAGGGCGTAT
Proteins encoded in this window:
- a CDS encoding cell division ATP-binding protein FtsE, with protein sequence MIEFKNVSKIYPPNFIGVKNISLRIKEGEFVSVIGKSGSGKTTLVKLLIAEEPISHGELKIGDWEITKIKRNEIPFLRRQIGAVFQDYKLLPKKTIFENVAYALEVCGINNKRIGEIVPQVMRIVGLEGKEDRYPLQISGGEQQRAAIARALVHSPKVLVADEPTGNLDALNTQEVIDLLKKINSLGTTVLLVTHNRDVVNDLKKRVITLEQGLIVADAEHGRYKI
- a CDS encoding tRNA dihydrouridine synthase DusB, with translation MKFNWKKIKKPIVALSPMADYTDSAFCLICKKFGVDLVYREMVSADAVVYENKKTLEMARFNKRERPIILQIFGKDPEIMSRAARILEKRYKPDGIDINMGCPAKKIVGSFMGSSSFQGGVSGGSGASLMKDAKLAGNIVRAVKNAVKVPVSVKTRLGWENPSEILRFAPAMERAGADAIAIHGRTKAQGYNRKANWEIIRKVCRKLEIPVLINGDIIDAESFRKAIEISGASGALIGRGALGNPMIFKNIKNKNNINPTHQEIKKIILEHAKLHLKEHGEIITLRKHLVYYVKGISGAKDLRKRLVAVKSIKDLQSALSELR
- a CDS encoding thymidine kinase encodes the protein MFGPRVYKNSPFMEQKGFSLVITGPMGSGKTTELFRQLERIEIAGGTVMLVKPIRDDRDTGVRTHGGFEREALALNSPEEIFDYLEPEITTIGVEEAQFFDDSICGVVRVLVAHGKRVILSGLDLDAMGRPFGPMPFLLTQAEYVMKLQAVCMSCGADASRTKRKIESKEQVMVGGMELYEPVCTACHESWLRGEREGEL